The Malus sylvestris chromosome 12, drMalSylv7.2, whole genome shotgun sequence genome contains a region encoding:
- the LOC126591828 gene encoding UDP-URONIC ACID TRANSPORTER 1-like: MCISATAARAFKSVLQGILLSSEGEKLNSMNLLLYMSPIAVLVLLPAALIMEPNVVDATLSLGREHKFMWLLLLINSVMAYSANLSNFLVTKHTSALTLQVLGNAKGAVAVVISILLFKNPVTAIGIGGYMITVMGVVAYGEAKRRLR, translated from the exons ATGTGCATTAGTGCAACTGCTGCAAGGGCCTTTAAGTCTGTTCTTCAGGGTATCCTACTTTCTTCTGAAGG GGAGAAGTTGAACTCAATGAATTTGCTGCTGTACATGTCTCCGATTGCTGTTCTTGTGTTGTTGCCTGCTGCACTTATAATGGAGCCCAATGTCGTAGATGCCACTCTGTCACTTGGAAGGGAGCATAAATTCATGTGGTTACTTCTTTTGATTAATTCAGTGATGGCATATTCTGCTAATTTGTCAAATTTTTTGGTGACCAAACATACAAGTGCATTAACGCTTCAG GTATTAGGCAATGCAAAAGGCGCAGTGGCTGTTGTTATCTCAATTCTTTTATTCAAGAACCCCGTGACTGCTATCGGCATTGGCGGTTACATGATAACTGTTATGGGAGTCGTTGCCTATGGAGAAGCAAAACGGAGGCTCAGATAA